From the Gasterosteus aculeatus chromosome 13, fGasAcu3.hap1.1, whole genome shotgun sequence genome, one window contains:
- the unga gene encoding uracil-DNA glycosylase — translation MFFNKMIGQKTINSFFSPVSKKRISKELNEVEEDAKHQKKLKSSAGESEPSGPPPAPLSREQMDKIARNKKSALEKLAFAQTPAGFGESWREALSEEFGKAYFKQLMDLVSEERKRFTVYPPAENVFTWTQTCDIREVKVVILGQDPYHGPNQAHGLCFSVKGPVRPPPSLENMYKELVSDIEGFQHPGHGDLTGWSRQGVLLLNAVLTVRAHQANSHKDKGWETFTDAVVQWLSNNLEGLVFMLWGAYAQKKGAAINRKRHHILQTVHPSPLSCHRGFLGCKHFSKANELLKKSGKSPVDWKEL, via the exons ATGTTTTTCAACAAAATGATTGGACAAAAAACGATAAACTCATTTTTCTCCCCTGTTTCGAAGAAAAGAATTTCTAAGGAATTAAATGAAGTCGAGGAGGATGCCAAACACCAG AAGAAGCTGAAGTCCTCAGCGGGGGAGTCCGAGCCGTCCGGcccgcctcctgctcctctttccCGGGAGCAGATGGACAAGATCGCCCGCAACAAGAAATCCGCGCTGGAGAAACTCGCTTTTGCTCAAACGCCTGCGGGGTTTGGAGAGAGCTGGAGAGAGGCGCTGTCGGAGGAATTTGGGAAAGCCTACTTCAAACAA TTGATGGATTTAGTTTCCGAAGAGAGGAAACGCTTCACGGTTTACCCACCTGCCGAAAATGTCTTCACCTGGACTCAGACGTGTGACATCCGAGAG GTGAAAGTGGTGATTCTCGGCCAGGATCCATATCATGGTCCTAACCAAGCCCATGGGTTGTGCTTCAGCGTCAAAGGACCAGTGCGTCCTCCGCCCAG TCTGGAGAACATGTACAAAGAACTGGTGTCGGACATTGAAGGCTTTCAGCACCCTGGACATGGAGATCTGACTGGATGGTCCAGACAAG GTGTGTTGCTGCTCAACGCTGTGTTAACTGTCCGAGCGCATCAGGCCAACTCGCACAAAGACAAAGGCTGGGAGACCTTCACTGACGCTGTGGTGCAGTGGCTCAGCAACAACCTGGAAGGCCTGGTCTTCATGCTTTGGGGGGCATATGCGCAGAAGAAAGGAGCTGCTATTAACAGG AAGCGCCACCACATCCTGCAGACTGTGCATCCTTCTCCCTTGTCTTGTCATAGGGGATTTTTGGGGTGCAAGCATTTCTCAAAGGCCAACGAGCTGCTGAAGAAATCCGGAAAGTCTCCAGTAGACTGGAAGGAACTTTAa
- the pxmp2 gene encoding peroxisomal membrane protein 2, giving the protein MPVESLPMRNASIQIRLLQQYLVLLKKYPILTKSVTSGILTALGNLLSQILEARKKADNGALVSQIDPAGAARYAIYGLVITGPVSHFFYQLMEVWVPSTDPLCIVKRLLLDRLVFAPGFLLIFYFVMNLLEAKGWKDFEKKMRGSYCTALKMNWKVWTPFQFININFVPVQFRVLFANVVALFWYAYLASVRK; this is encoded by the exons ATGCCTGTGGAAAGCCTGCCGATGCGGAATGCGTCCATTCAGATCCGTTTACTACAACAATATCTGGTTCTTCTGAAGAAATACCCCATCCTCACTAAGTCTGTGACGAG TGGCATCCTGACAGCTTTAGGAAATCTCCTGTCTCAGATTTTAGAGGCCAGAAAAAAGGCCGACAATGGAGCTCTGGTCAGTCAGATTGACCCTGCTGGAGCTGCGCGCTACGCCATTTATGG GTTGGTCATTACGGGACCCGTAAGCCATTTCTTTTACCAGCTGATGGAGGTGTGGGTGCCCAGCACTGACCCGCTCTGCATAGTAAAGCGTCTGCTGCTGGATCGGCTTGTTTTCGCCCCCGGCTTTCTGCTCATTTTCTACTTTGTTATGAACCTCCTGGAG GCTAAAGGGTGGAAAGACTTTGAAAAGAAGATGAGAGGAAGTTACTGCACTGCTTTAAAGATGAACTGGAAAGTGTGGACTCCCTTCCAGTTCATCAACATCAACTTTGTGCCTGTTCAG TTCAGAGTGCTGTTTGCCAACGTGGTGGCCTTGTTTTGGTACGCCTACCTTGCGTCAGTGAGGAAATGA
- the isg15 gene encoding ubiquitin-like protein ISG15: MDLTIVMLNGTSHNMRVDNQDTVGSLKRQIQQKLGVAYETQKLVFTNGTSTHLNDDSKPISHYGLGPGARVSLLVTQPETIQVFLKNEKGKLSTYDIGPSETVGYFKSRVKAREGVPENQQRLIHQGREMSQDQSKLSDYGVQATSTIDLCFRLRGG; this comes from the coding sequence ATGGATTTAACCATCGTCATGCTGAACGGGACATCCCACAACATGCGTGTGGACAACCAGGACACGGTGGGCTCTCTGAAAAGACAGATCCAGCAGAAACTGGGAGTCGCCTACGAGACCCAGAAGCTGGTCTTCACAAACGGCACCAGCACCCACCTCAACGACGACTCGAAGCCCATCAGCCACTACGGCTTGGGCCCCGGGGCCCGGGTGTCCCTGCTGGTGACGCAGCCTGAGACCATCCAGGTGTTCCTCAAAAACGAAAAGGGGAAGTTGAGCACCTATGACATCGGACCCAGCGAGACCGTGGGCTACTTCAAGAGCCGGGTGAAGGCCCGAGAGGGGGTCCCGGAGAACCAGCAGAGGCTCATCCACCAGGGCCGAGAGATGTCACAGGACCAGAGTAAACTGTCCGACTACGGCGTCCAGGCGACGAGCACCATCGACCTGTGTTTCCGCCTGAGAGGAGGTTGA